From Cecembia calidifontis, one genomic window encodes:
- a CDS encoding DUF2306 domain-containing protein: MITEIISKSISWTHILSATASLFLGAWVLFIQKGGIRHRQLGKLYFLAMLINNLSALLIYNAFGRWFFPHMLALVTIAVLIPGFLITYKKQYKHWLKVHIICMVLSYYFLVGGAINETFLHVKALRPLIIGGDPVVGISHFIAQLIFLGLITYFLIKFRRLGKYPESSKLAN, translated from the coding sequence ATGATAACCGAAATAATCTCCAAGTCCATCAGCTGGACACATATTTTGAGCGCCACTGCTTCATTGTTTCTCGGCGCCTGGGTCTTATTTATCCAAAAAGGGGGAATTAGGCACCGCCAACTTGGTAAGTTATACTTTCTAGCCATGCTCATCAATAACCTTTCTGCCCTCCTGATTTATAATGCCTTTGGCAGATGGTTCTTTCCCCATATGCTTGCTCTTGTCACTATAGCGGTTCTCATCCCTGGCTTTCTGATTACCTATAAAAAACAGTACAAACACTGGTTAAAGGTGCATATCATTTGCATGGTACTGAGTTACTACTTTTTAGTAGGGGGCGCCATCAATGAAACCTTCCTTCATGTCAAAGCGCTTAGGCCTTTGATTATAGGCGGGGATCCCGTGGTGGGAATAAGTCACTTTATTGCACAGTTGATTTTTCTGGGATTAATTACGTACTTCCTTATCAAATTCAGGCGATTAGGAAAATATCCGGAATCATCAAAATTGGCCAATTGA
- a CDS encoding ATP-binding protein, translating to MIRKLFNKLLQHLPKKEFTILTGARQSGKTTLLNNLREYCKQQGIPEIFINLENKILLAELDANPLNLLAYLPSQGVKTIVFLDEIQYLSDPSNFLKLLFDEYNHLVKIVASGSSAFYIDSKFKDSLAGRKRIFNLMTCDFEEYLILSGKEELWDEVVRIKSQPNAKSLKLTELRLEWEAFMLYGGYPAVITENSIPEKIEMLNEIRDSFIKRDIIESGVQNEAVFYRLFQIMASQTGQLVNINELSNTLQSRNETIQSYVGIMEKCFHLSLVRPFFANLRKELVKMPKGYLLDSGLRNALLNNFTPINQRLDKGEVWEQSVFRLLVDKFGLDGIRFWRTADGKEIDFVLSDENPPMAVEAKFDEKMAKLKKYQLFRDTYPDFQFQFAFMHPWSEDFFRKYF from the coding sequence ATGATCCGAAAATTATTTAACAAGCTTTTACAGCATCTTCCCAAAAAGGAGTTTACAATCCTGACTGGTGCCAGACAGTCTGGTAAAACTACTCTATTAAACAATTTGCGTGAATATTGTAAACAGCAAGGTATTCCTGAGATATTTATTAATCTTGAGAATAAAATACTTTTGGCAGAACTTGATGCTAATCCGCTCAACCTATTAGCTTACCTTCCCAGTCAGGGGGTTAAAACCATTGTGTTTCTTGATGAAATTCAATATTTGTCCGATCCTTCTAATTTTCTAAAGCTCCTGTTTGATGAATACAATCACTTGGTAAAAATAGTAGCAAGCGGCAGCAGCGCTTTTTACATTGATTCCAAGTTTAAAGATTCTTTGGCTGGAAGAAAAAGGATTTTTAATCTGATGACCTGTGATTTTGAAGAGTATTTGATTTTGAGCGGTAAAGAAGAACTTTGGGATGAAGTGGTACGGATCAAATCACAGCCAAATGCAAAGAGTCTAAAGTTGACTGAACTTAGGTTGGAATGGGAGGCATTTATGCTTTATGGAGGATATCCTGCAGTCATTACAGAAAACTCCATTCCCGAAAAAATTGAAATGCTCAATGAGATCAGAGACTCTTTTATCAAAAGGGATATAATTGAATCAGGGGTTCAAAATGAAGCAGTCTTTTATCGGCTATTCCAGATTATGGCCTCTCAGACCGGGCAATTGGTTAATATCAATGAATTGAGTAACACACTTCAATCCAGAAATGAGACCATACAAAGCTATGTGGGGATTATGGAAAAGTGTTTCCATCTTTCCCTTGTGCGTCCGTTTTTTGCGAATTTAAGGAAGGAGTTGGTGAAAATGCCCAAAGGGTATTTATTGGATTCTGGACTGCGAAATGCACTACTCAACAACTTTACACCCATCAATCAGCGATTGGATAAGGGTGAAGTCTGGGAACAATCAGTTTTTCGTTTGTTGGTTGATAAGTTTGGGCTTGATGGAATCCGGTTTTGGCGGACAGCTGATGGAAAAGAAATTGATTTTGTTTTGTCTGATGAAAATCCTCCAATGGCTGTAGAGGCGAAGTTTGATGAAAAAATGGCTAAGCTCAAGAAGTACCAGTTATTCAGGGATACATATCCTGATTTTCAATTTCAATTTGCCTTTATGCATCCCTGGTCAGAAGATTTTTTCAGGAAGTATTTCTGA